From a single Stomoxys calcitrans chromosome 4, idStoCalc2.1, whole genome shotgun sequence genomic region:
- the LOC106093588 gene encoding keratin-associated protein 6-2-like gives MKAFLFAIGLVALLNPTQATFEKLGLVVGGGVGAVGYNNNYGSGYSGYRSGRSYSGSYGYGGGNGAGYGGSYSPGYTNNVKVIKVTVAPSTGPYGGYGGGSYGAGYGGSYGVAPVAAITTPIITAVTTPVVTSGINSYGSSGYGGYGAGSYFGGAYESGHYGGGYGASIPATFGYGPGYGYGGGFGLGFGPTVILMSESEKQTRISEKYIKVAFAQDMIAENQEIKL, from the exons ATGAAGGCCTTCCTGTTTGCCATTGGTTTGGTGGCTCTGCTTAATCCAACTCAGGCAACTTTTGAAAAGTTGGGTCTAGTTGTCGGTGGTGGCGTAGGAGCAGTTGGCTATAATAACAACTATGGTTCTGGTTATAGCGGTTACCGAAGCGGCAGGTCATATAGTGGTAGTTACGGTTATGGAGGTGGCAACGGTGCAGGTTATGGTGGCAGTTATAGCCCTGGATATACAAATAATGTTAAAGTGATAAAAGTTACTGTAGCACCTAGCACTGGCCCATACGGGGGCTATGGCGGTGGATCCTATGGTGCAGGATATGGCGGCAGCTATGGCGTTGCACCTGTGGCTGCTATTACAACACCAATAATAACTGCAGTCACTACACCCGTTGTTACATCGGGCATTAATTCCTATGGCAGCAGTGGTTATGGTGGCTATGGGGCTGGTTCTTACTTTGGAGGAGCATATGAAAGTGGCCACTATGGCGGTGGATATGGGGCCAGTATTCCAGCCACATTTGGTTATGGTCCAGGTTATGGCTATGGAGGCGGCTTTGGTTTGGGTTTTGGACCCACT GTGATTTTAATGTCCGAATCGGAGAAACAAACCAGAATATCGGAGAAATATATAAAAGTAGCTTTTGCTCAGGATATGATTGCAGAAAATCAAGAGATAAAACTGTAA
- the LOC106093589 gene encoding keratin-associated protein 21-1-like, with amino-acid sequence MKAYVCVIALIALLAPTQATFDKLGLLAGGSLGYGNVYNGGYGGGYGIGYGGGYGGGYGGYRYGSGYGGGYGSNVKVVKVTVVPSGGGYGGGYGGGYGGGYGGGYGGGYGGSYGGGYGVTPVATVATPVITAVSTPVVSGYGGFYGAGSYGYGYGSNVIPSYGGGVGLGYGAAADCF; translated from the coding sequence ATGAAAGCCTACGTGTGTGTGATTGCATTGATTGCCCTGCTGGCTCCCACTCAAGCCACATTTGACAAGCTGGGTTTATTGGCTGGAGGCTCACTGGGTTATGGAAATGTCTATAACGGTGGCTATGGCGGAGGATATGGCATTggttatggtggaggatatggtGGCGGCTATGGAGGATACAGATACGGTAGCGGTTATGGCGGCGGATATGGCAGTAACGTTAAAGTTGTCAAAGTCACTGTGGTTCCCAGCGGTGGCGGCTATGGCGGTGGCTATGGAGGTGGTTATGGCGGTGGCTACGGTGGTGGCTACGGTGGTGGCTACGGTGGTAGCTACGGTGGTGGCTACGGTGTAACCCCCGTTGCCACTGTAGCTACTCCAGTCATAACTGCCGTCTCAACACCTGTTGTTTCTGGATATGGAGGCTTCTATGGCGCAGGCTCTTACGGATACGGTTATGGCAGCAATGTTATTCCTTCTTATGGAGGTGGTGTAGGTTTAGGTTACGGAGCAGCTGCTGACTGCTTCTAA